In Lycium ferocissimum isolate CSIRO_LF1 chromosome 7, AGI_CSIRO_Lferr_CH_V1, whole genome shotgun sequence, the sequence aaattgaaaaattaatGTTAATGGATTATGGCCTTTTGGTGTAATCCTCAGTACGTAAATAGTGAAAGTAGCATGCTTGACTTTATAGACTCACTACTGGAGTAAGTGCTTGTATAGGTGGAACCTTCTCTTTTGGTTTTTGCTCAGGAAGTTTTCAAGCATTGTAATTCCCTGGCACCATCTAAGAGCTAGCTTTCTTATTTTAATAGAATTAAATATTTACCTGTTAAATAGAAATATTTGATAACAATGTCTAGAGCTTCTATTTGGATTATGGGTTTTCCCTTCGAGGGTTGGTCGGAGCTAGGGAGAGTGACAAAACAATCCATACAATGGATATATTATTAAGGCCCCACGGAGCAGCTTAAAAAAGCTTTTCAGGAAAGATATTATTGAGGAGCGTGAACCAAGTGGATGTAAGACTACTCTGACATATTCTGTGCTGTGCCCCAACTATCCCGTCCTCGAGACTGAACTGTCTCAAAATGACAACTTCCATGAGGTAATACAGACTAGCACAAAAGGGTGTCTCTTATCTGGTGGTTGAAGATAGGAGTTTGAGCACTTGTAATCCTTTTTTGTATGTATAACCTGGTTATCTATTTACTCTATTTGTTAGGTGATGTGTGCTGTGAAATACATAACACCCAAGTTCACTTTGATCACCCTGGTCTAGTGTTCTCGGTGATTAGATATTGCTTTTGCATTTAATTTAGTGGTCCACCTGCTTCGGAACTAATCTTTTTTGTGTTTGCAGGTCCGTAAGAAAGATAGTAAATCTAGATGATCACATCGCTTTGGCCTGTGCTGGGCTGAAAGCAGATGCACGAGTCCTTGTGAATAAGGCACGCATCGAGTGTCAGAGTCATAAGCTAACGGTTGAAGATCCTGTTACCGTTGAGTATATAACTCGTTACATTGCTGGTCTTCAGCAAAAGTACACTCAAAGTGGTGGGGTAAGGCCATTTGGTCTATCCACCTTGATCATTGGTTTTGACCCACACACAGGCGTCCCCTCACTTTATCAAACAGATCCATCGGGTACATTCTCAGCTTGGAAAGCCAATGCGACTGGTAGAAACTCCAACTCTACTCGGGAGTTCTTGGAGAAGAATTACAAAGAAACATCTGGCCAGGAAACTGTGAAACTAGCAATACGTGCTTTGCTTGAAGTAAGTGACCTCTGTTTAGGTTATTAGTTACATTTGTTCTCAAGCTTTTTGTTAATACATTTCCTTTCACAATATCATAGACCTTAATGTGAGTTTCTGTTGCATGTTAAGCTCTGGGCCTTATATTGTCTTGCTTCTCTTAAATAATGGTGTTAACTTGCATTGCTTTTCATCGGTCCTAATTTTAGATCTGCCGAACATAAGGGATCATTCAGTTATTAAACTCTTCCTCCCTTCCTAgttcaatcaatcaactatgcTCAATTCCAAGATAGTTGGTAATATGAACTCTTTTATCCATCCTAGTCTATGCAGGCCCATTTACTAGGTAATATTTGTGAAGTTACAAGGGAGGAAGTGAATTTTATTTTGCCCTACGAAAGATGTTAAACATATTGCGAAGTGAGGATGAAAAGTAGTAGCTGCATTTGCTGCGAAAACACCTGCTTAGAGAATGAGCTTCTTTTATTACCAGAAATCCAAATCCTTCAAAACTAGTATCTACTAAGATGCAAGGAGGTTGACTTAAGATTCTTCTTCACCTAGACAGAGTATGAATGTCATGTTGATTCAATTATAGATTCTTCAGATCACCATATTGATGACTAGTTTTGGGCACTTTAGAAGATTTTTTGAACTAATGCGCAGGGCACCAAagaaatatgtaaaattttgaAGGGTGATAATGAGCAAAAATGTTAGATTCGATGGTTAAATGCAACCTTAACtataatttcttctttcttcttttgtttttttttttttggataaggaACTTTAACTATAATTTTTAGTATTGGAAAATCACTTCTTCGGGAAAAATGTTTAGTTGTTTGAGACAGGAGTTTcgtttttctcaaaaaaagtTAAATCAGCAATGATACTCTTCGGGCGGTTGAGTtcttatcaaaagaaaaataaaaagattttgaTGGCTGAAAACAATTATAGGTATGGTTCAGACTTTTAACATGACAAGTTGATTAACCAACTTACAGTGGAGTGTGTTCCGCATGTAATTCATTTTCCGAAATTATGTAAAGCTTTTACTGTTTGCAAGCGGTAGGCTCTCTTTTTTGTAGCTTTGTCCCTATGCCTAGGCTAACCCTGCCAATGTAAATCCTAATGACTTGTGTGCTGAGAAGGTCGGTTTGAAATCATATGGCTGTTATATATTGACCCTGCTAAAATCATTATTTATTTGAGATGAGATCTTTCTGTTTAAAAATGACATGCGCTCTTGGTTACTCCTTTGTTCCTGTTCGAGGTATTCTCTAGAAACTATATAAGTCACTGTTGCTTGCAGTGTGATGCCTAGCGACTTAGATTTTTAGGGGACTGCCAACTCGTGTCTCTCATCAACACAATGCACAGCAAAAATAAGCATGAATTTGTTCAGCAGTTTTCATACCTATAAAGGAACTCTCTTTGGTGTCTGATGATGTGAAAATCGTTTAAGAGGAGATACGATATGGAATTAGGCCTCAAATGATAATCAAAACAGCATTACCTTTCATTTATATGTTGTAACGTACTTAGTTCACACCCAAGTTTGTGGTCTAGTGGCCAATGAAGTTGGTGTAAACCTTGGCTATCATGGTTCAAATGCCAGTAAAGACAAAAAACACTAGTTCATTACCTGGCATTTGCCTAAGCCTTAGGGCGGTAGAATTACCCGGTACATGTGCCGGTGGGAGGTAAGCAGGTACCCGATGCAATAGGAGAGGTTTGCACAAGCTGGCCTGGCCCACCcccttatgtaaaaaaaaaaaaaggtagttcTTACCTCTGGAAGGTTGTAAGGAAATTATCATTTTTACCCTCTTAGAAGCTGGTGACAGCTCCATACTTCAGATTTCTACTATGTCCAGAAATTCAAACACATAATTCTGTTACCATCCTTGTATGTATGTTGTCGGCGTGGTACACAAGGGAATGAGTTTGTGAGATTGGAGTACCAACCGGAAAATCCTAGGTTGAAAGTCCAGCTATAACACTTGGTGTGTGTGAGCTCATTCACTTTCAGCCTTAGTGGTCAGGATTATCAGGCACTTGTGCTTGTGCGCTATACCGCGTTGACAATGGATTAGTTGAGTTGTGTCCAAATTGGCGTAGATGCCACAGttatttaaacaaaaaacaCGTATGTTATGGGTGTGACTGAAGCAGCTCTTGAATTTGGTAACTGGAGTGGCCAATTGAATACCCCAGACAGGCAGACACCAAGAATGTATTCCTATGAGTTCCACACGTGTCAAAATCCCTCTTTCCATGGCAATATTTGGGCTTTCTTAAACTGCCTCAAGAATTTATGAATTATGGCTTGCTCATTCACCGGAAGTAATTACCTCTTCAATGTAAGAGGTAACTTGACCTGTATTTTAGATCATTTATTTCTGTTGTACATATGCACTCACATATGCTAAGTTATCAACTGTCATTTGAATGTGGCTCTTTATGATTCAAGTTGTTGACTAAATTATATTGTTGTTTAAGTGGATTGATATACATGACAGTTTCCTTTTGAGATTTCTGCATTGGTATTTAGCAAACAAATGCATGCATCCAACTAGACCTTCAGCAAAAATGGTGGATGTTAGCATTTGTTTGGGCTGTGGTGAATCTTAAACATGTGTTTTCCTACGAATCAGGTAGTTGAAAGTGGTGGAAAAAACATAGAAGTTGCTGTGATGACAAAAGAGCATGGGCTTAGGCAACTTGAGGAAGCTGAAATCGATGCCATTGTTGCTGAGATCGAAGCAGAGAAGGCAGCTGCAGAAGCAGCCAAAAAGGCCCCGCTGAAAGAAACCTAGTTCTGCTGAAATTCATTCTGAACTAtcctgaatttttttttttttttttttttggatccaGTAAAGTGAAGTGTTCCTTGAATTTAACATTTTGGTCTGACTAATATTTGGCGCTTACAAGACTGATCTTGTTGTCAGGCAAGACCTTTGTTATAATTGTTTTATGGGGCAAAAGAAATCAAGGTACACTGTCTCTGCCCTTTTGGGGCGTTGCTTGATATCTTAATGTTATTTGGTAGTTCTTGTAGTTCGGAAATTTTGTTGTGAAAATATCAGCATTTGTTTGTGCTCTTTCCTCAATTCTTAAGGTTTCTTGTGGATAAAAAGGTGGAACACGAGCAAAAAAAGCTTGTTTTTCAGTGGTTTCCCATTGGTTTTGATCCACGGCCTAAGTGCACGGATACTCGATTCCAGGATCACCATATAAGCCATACACGTAGTGTGAAATTTTGCAAGTCTTGCCTACTTTGGAACAACTAATTAAGCCAGCCTGTCAATTCACCTAGATAAGTCATCTATAACAAATAACAAGCTCTCATCCATGCCAAGTAATGCCATCCCTTCCCCTTTGCTCTGCTCCAACACACACAATGATGGAAAACCAAAGCTGAGCCCTTCACAACTAGATATAATGAGTTTCTACAATCAATCGTTAAAGATAAAGTTGGAATTATTTTATAAGCATAACaaagaataatataataagagTGATCCCATAGCCATTATagatatattttataaacataatATGATGACTCACCCTCCAAACTTTGAGTTCCTTTAGAAATATTCTTAATAGCAAGAAAGGCCTACTTCAAGAAAGTTTTAATCGCTGAAAATACAATACGGTTGTAGTTTGTAGAGCCAATCGAAGGTGAACAGAAAAGGACAATTCGAATGCAAAGGCTATTTTGTGTTTCAAGTGAAGACTAGACATAATTAAAGAACTTACAATGCCAAGGAGAAGAAAACATCTCGAATTCGGGTAAAAAGATATGTTTTAGGAGTAAGCTCCTGAAGTGGAATTGCTAAAGCATAAAGGAGCAAGAGCAAGAGCAACAATAGCTTTGTGAAAATGCCGGATAAACAAAAGCATACTTCCCCTTAAAAAATGTTCTGTTACGTAAACAAAATTACAAGTTTATCAGTAGACTCCAATATTTATCTCTCACCAACTGGGATAAAACCAGGGAAAAAATTTACAAGATTTCATGTGGCTGAAATAATGATGTCAGCTTGACAAGAACGATCAGTATGGTTGAGCACCCTAAATctatgttgcttggactctTCAAAGATGCCGACATGTACGTGTCGGATACTCCAAAAGTGGTGCATTTTTTTAGGGATCTAACATGGCTGCAGCAACATTtgtggagagtccgagcaataTAGCCctaaatttaataaagaattcCTGGCTGAGCTGAATTCTTAGGTAATAGATTAGTCACATccaattttaaacttttttccAAGATTTCTATCAAGTCGTCAATCACAAGTTCTGTCACAATCAACGGACTTAAGCATCCAGTGCAATTGAGATAATCAGCATTTGTATCCTCAAGGCTCAAGGTTATGGCAGGAAGGTGGTTTCCTTTTTCCtgcttttctatttttttccccTAAAAAAGCTTGtcagaattgcatgaacaagacAGTAAGACTTCATCTATTAGCGATGCAACAATATCCTCCTTTGCTACACCTTAATCCATTAAAAGCTTCCAAACATGAACGACGGTCGACAATATTGGTGATCAAAGTTAAAAGAGAGAACTGTGTACAGTAGGATCACACCCTCAAATACCAATCTGATGGCGGAAAAGCGAATGGTTCACCGGCCTACAAGTAGCAGAAAAAGGATAAACAATTTAGATTTGATTCTGAGTAGCTTTTTTATGGCTGAAAAGATGTAGATGAATGCTATCCAGAGAGCACAtcagagccaaaaaaaaaaaaaaaaaaaaaacgctaaGTGACAGCTGCAAGTGCAATGCACGATTAAAGGGCAAAGGAAGACGGTGacgaaccaaaaaaaaaatccaatacCCAATAACTAGAAATACAAATAAGAATTGTGTACGAAAGAATTGCAAAACTTCAGTTAACAGAAATATATGAAGCAAAAATCTTGTCAATCAAGTGCAAAAATCGTTATACATCTATGATCCAGATGCAAGTTTCTATTTATTCTACTAACTTATGTTTTCCACTAAATTTATAATTTCCTATTCCTATTCAATAACATAATCATGCATAAAGTCTCCTTAACAATAGCGATTCACTTTCTCATTTATAGTTATTTTGTACTatcattccccccccccccccccccttttttaggtcatgggttcgagccgtggaagcaaccactaatgcttgcattacGGTAGGGTGTCTACATCACAACCCTTGGGgtgcggcccttccccggaccctgcTAACGCGGGATGTTTTGTGCATCGGGCTGCCCCCCCTTAAGACAGAGTGTTGAGGCCAGCCTGATACCTGCACTTAATGAGCAACATGAGCACCTAGCCCAGCTACACCGAGTTTCAGGGTTTTGAGTGCGTCCCACCCCGCATAAAGTCAAACCTGCCCCACCCTGCACCATTGCCATTCCTAGTAACAACACCTTATCTTTTGCCCAGAACAAAATTTGACGTATCAGTGCAGGTATTCACTTTCTTGCAAATATATCTGTGCACTGGAATGCAGGTTAGGTCAATTACACATCCAGAACCTATTATAACCCTACCGGGTTACACATCCCCAACTTGATCTAACACGTCTCCTAATAAAACATTTTGTGCATGAAATCTAATTGAATGGGTTTATAATTCTACCTCTTCCCAAATCACATTTTGCGAAACTGAACGAAAAAAGAGAGACTAATATCATGCAACTGAACTTTTACGAATAGGAAAAAGGATGCCATTGCAAGAGCAAGAAAATATTTCAATCAGCTAAATTATTCAAAAACTTGTAAACAATGAAAGAGTAAGAGAAAAGTTCATGTGCTCTGCGCTCAAGAAGAAAACTTTTACCTTGGATCCTTGCAGTGTTGCATACTGGGCGTAGAAACTGAATTCATCATACTCAGCCAGAGCCAAACTTTAGGGGTCACCATCAACCTGTCTTCAATATACTTTTTCTCCTCTTGATGAGTCCTTTTATCAGAGTGATATAAGTAGACTTTCGTAGAGCAATACCTCTCTGAGTGACTTGTGTATAGATAAGCATCGCATCTTTATATCTTCCCTCCGCACAAAGCTTATTAATCTGCTGTGAATAAGCAATTGAACTTGGATCTAGCTCATCAACTCTGAGTTCATGTTCCCTGTTATCCATTTGCAACCGCTGTTCAGATAGTCTTTCTCTGTCTGTCATAAATTCTTCTGCTTCCTTAAGCCTTCCAGCATCAGTAAGTGCACCAACAATAGCATTATGCGTGTACTTATCAGGCTGGACATTTTTCTCTTCCATTTCAGGAACAAGTCCCAGAGCATCCTCAAGTCTTTGATCTTTACAAAGAGCTGTTATCAAGGTGTTATAAGTTACTACATCAATGGTCTTCCCTTTATTAATCCACCTATTAAAGAGCTTAATGGCTTTTTCAAGCATGCCTTCCCTACTAAGTCCCCGAAGAAGAATGTTGCACGTGTATACACTAGGCTTAAAAGAATTCTCAAACATTTTGTTGTGAAATTGCAATGCTTTCTCAATGTTCCCCTCCCAGCAGTATCCATGAATAATAgtattatatgttatttcaccAGGCACTATACCCTTCTCCAAAAGTTCATTCAGTTTAGCAATTGCCTGCTGAGTTTTACCTGATTTACATAGGCCTCCAATTATGATGTTGTAGTCGACAATGGTTGGAATTACCTCTCTCTCTTTCATCTCTTCCCAAAGCTTAAGAGCTTTTTCCATATCTCCACACCTAAAGTAGCCAGCAATAAGAGTGCCATAACTTACTGAATCAACAAGATAGCC encodes:
- the LOC132065149 gene encoding proteasome subunit alpha type-7; translated protein: MARYDRAITVFSPDGHLFQVEYAMEAVRKGNAAVGVRGTDTVVLGVEKKSTPKLQDSRSVRKIVNLDDHIALACAGLKADARVLVNKARIECQSHKLTVEDPVTVEYITRYIAGLQQKYTQSGGVRPFGLSTLIIGFDPHTGVPSLYQTDPSGTFSAWKANATGRNSNSTREFLEKNYKETSGQETVKLAIRALLEVVESGGKNIEVAVMTKEHGLRQLEEAEIDAIVAEIEAEKAAAEAAKKAPLKET